The Toxorhynchites rutilus septentrionalis strain SRP chromosome 3, ASM2978413v1, whole genome shotgun sequence genome includes a region encoding these proteins:
- the LOC129780170 gene encoding uncharacterized protein LOC129780170, which yields MAILTKAKSIKNQQILPRKSSLYKLSPFLDDNGVMRVHSQIDVCEFVGKKSAFPIVLPRDHRLTQLILLERHERYHHQNHETYINEVRKQYYIPRLRVQCEKVRRKCQQCKIRMAKPQTPAMGNLPPARLAAFETPVEIFSDRGTNFVGASKELSDALKTVDKQRIMLEFTSSTTSWNFNPPASPHMGGSWERLIQSVKKILAEIHPKRSFTDEVLRNTLTEIENIVNSRPLTYVPVDDVSSPALTPNHFLQGSSNGSKPLVPYDDSAIVVKHSWKTSQILANYFWRRWVMEYLPTITRRTKWFLPAKPIGVGDIVIVVDPNMPRSCWPKGRVVATKISKDGQVRSATVQTVSGLYERPAVKLAVLDIGANINKLNQSPT from the exons ATGGCAATCCTTACCAAAGCTAAAAGCATAAAAAATCAGCAAATTCTACCGAGGAAAAGTTCACTGTACAAACTCAGTCCATTCCTTGACGACAATGGCGTAATGCGAGTTCATAGCCAAATCGATGTCTGTGAGTTTGTCGGCAAGAAAAGTGCCTTCCCGATTGTGCTTCCACGTGACCATCGTCTCACACAGCTGATTTTGCTAGAAAGACATGAAAGGTACCATCATCAAAATCATGAAACCTACATAAATGAAGTGCGAAAGCAATACTACATTCCTCGTTTACGTGTCCAGTGCGAAAAGGTCAGGCGTAAGTGTCAGCAATGCAaaatacgaatggcaaaacCTCAAACACCAGCTATGGGGAACCTGCCTCCAGCACGACTTGCTGCCTTT GAAACTCCAGTGGAGATTTTCAGTGATCGTGGAACCAACTTTGTTGGAGCAAGCAAAGAACTCTCTGATGCGCTAAAGACTGTCGATAAGCAGAGGATCATGCTAGAGTTTACATCGTCAACAACATCATGGAACTTCAATCCTCCTGCATCACCACATATGGGTGGTAGCTGGGAGAGACTTATACAATCTGTTAAAAAGATTCTTGCAGAAATCCATCCTAAACGATCGTTCACCGATGAAGTGTTGAGGAATACTTTAACTGAAATAGAAAACATCGTGAACAGTAGACCTCTAACATACGTACCAGTAGACGATGTATCATCACCAGCATTAACTCCCAATCATTTTTTGCAGGGATCATCCAACGGCTCTAAACCACTGGTCCCCTACGATGATAGCGCGATAGTTGTAAAACATTCCTGGAAAACATCACAAATTCTAGCCAACTATTTTTGGAGACGTTGGGTAATGGAATACTTACCGACCATAACACGTAGAACAAAATGGTTCCTTCCAGCGAAACCGATAGGCGTCGGCGATATTGTGATTGTTGTAGACCCTAATATGCCTAGATCATGTTGGCCAAAAGGAAGAGTGGTAGCGACAAAAATATCCAAAGATGGTCAGGTTCGTTCAGCAACAGTACAAACAGTTTCAGGTTTATACGAAAGACCAGCGGTAAAACTAGCTGTATTAGATATCGGTGCAAATATAAACAAGTTGAACCAGAGCCCAACTTAG